Proteins encoded in a region of the Isosphaeraceae bacterium EP7 genome:
- a CDS encoding pyridoxal phosphate-dependent aminotransferase, whose translation MSLPLAARSTLIAPSATLAMAAAAKKLKASGVDVLDFALGEPDFDTPKNVQDAAVRAIREGKTHYTPPAGIPELRSALADHYTKAVGLATKAEQVIVSNGCKQSIHNALMALTGPGDEVIIPAPYWVSYADLVKLTGAEPVIVQTTDAAEFKLTPEQFLGAVTPRTKLLMINSPSNPTGVVYGRGELEALADAVLQTNVGVLSDEIYEQLTYGDARPTCFATLRPGLADRTVTLSGVSKTYAMTGWRIGWAVAPLEVSKFMGDLQSQETSNPCSVSQWAALEAVTGPQDAVVEMKKAFSDRRAYVLDRVKRLPGVTCVEPGGAFYVFMNVTNHFGRTLGGSVVNNSTDFCLTALAQAHVALVMGSAFGAEGFARMSFATDLKTIGRGFDALEQFLAS comes from the coding sequence ATGTCGCTGCCGCTTGCCGCCCGTTCCACGTTGATCGCCCCGTCCGCAACCCTGGCGATGGCCGCCGCGGCGAAGAAGCTCAAGGCGTCCGGGGTGGACGTCCTGGACTTCGCGCTCGGCGAGCCCGACTTCGATACTCCCAAGAACGTTCAGGACGCCGCGGTGCGCGCCATCCGCGAGGGGAAGACGCATTACACCCCCCCCGCGGGGATTCCCGAGTTGCGGTCCGCGCTGGCCGATCACTACACGAAGGCGGTCGGGCTGGCGACGAAGGCCGAGCAGGTTATCGTCTCGAACGGCTGCAAGCAGTCGATCCATAACGCCTTGATGGCCCTGACGGGACCGGGCGACGAGGTGATCATCCCGGCCCCGTACTGGGTGAGCTACGCCGACCTGGTGAAGCTGACCGGCGCCGAGCCCGTGATCGTGCAGACGACCGACGCGGCCGAATTCAAGCTGACTCCCGAGCAGTTCCTGGGCGCCGTGACGCCCAGGACCAAGCTGTTGATGATCAACAGCCCGTCGAACCCGACGGGCGTGGTCTACGGCCGTGGCGAACTGGAAGCCCTGGCCGACGCCGTGCTACAGACGAACGTTGGCGTGCTTTCCGACGAGATCTACGAGCAACTGACCTACGGTGACGCCCGGCCAACTTGCTTCGCCACGCTGCGACCTGGCCTGGCCGACAGGACCGTCACACTCAGTGGTGTCAGCAAGACTTATGCCATGACCGGCTGGCGTATTGGGTGGGCGGTGGCTCCGCTGGAAGTATCGAAGTTCATGGGCGACCTTCAGAGCCAGGAGACGAGCAACCCGTGCTCGGTCAGCCAGTGGGCGGCCCTGGAGGCGGTTACCGGACCGCAGGACGCCGTGGTCGAGATGAAGAAGGCTTTTTCCGACCGACGGGCCTACGTCCTGGATCGCGTGAAGCGTTTGCCTGGCGTGACTTGCGTCGAGCCGGGCGGGGCGTTCTATGTCTTCATGAACGTCACGAACCATTTTGGTCGGACCTTGGGCGGTTCCGTGGTGAATAATTCCACGGACTTCTGCCTGACGGCGCTCGCCCAGGCGCACGTGGCCCTGGTGATGGGCTCTGCGTTCGGGGCCGAGGGGTTCGCCCGGATGTCGTTCGCCACCGATCTGAAGACGATCGGCCGCGGGTTCGACGCCCTGGAGCAGTTCCTCGCGAGTTGA